TTCAGGATGATGTCACCGGAATCCGGTTCCATCATCATGTCAAATGTCGAGCGTATCGTAAAGCAGAAGTTATCGATATTGTAGGTGATGTCGAGCGGCGGAACGATGCACTTGTTCAGGTGATCGAGGATCAGCCTTTCGCGGGTGTAGTCTATCGCGTGGCGCACGTTGTCGTCGCTTTTTAGCATCAGCGAACTGAGATAGCAGTAATGCGTTTCGTAGGTATATTTTCCGGCAAGTTCCTTGGGAATGTACGAGATGCCGTCCATGCGGAGTACCGGCGAATTCTTGGTCAGGTTCCAGAACAGGAATCCCTTATACCCCGGCTCGTAAGACTTCGTATGCGTCGCCTCGCCCGAGGCCATAAATTCAGCGTACGCTTCCTTACGGGTAAAGTAATTTTTCATCGCCATGTCGTCTTCAGAAATGAACGCAGAGAAAATATCCCCGTACGGAGTTTTCCTGTAGAACTTACCCACGTGATAGACGCGCTTGATTTTACCCTTCCCCGTTTTGGTGCGGTAGGTTATCTGCTTTGTCACATCGTTCTTGTTCGACATCTGTTCCAGCAGGTCCTGATTAACAACCTTGTAGTCTTCCGGAAGAATTGCATTCTTAAAGCGTTCCCCCACAAATTCAGACAATTCCTCAACACTCTTGCATTCGAAAATGTCAAGCACGCAACCGTTTACATATAGGATCTTTCCGCTGCGGGCATTTAAAAGAACCACACCTCCTGGCACATATTCCATGTAGTTCAAAGCAAGCTGTTGCAGCACTTCGGCGTTCTTGATGGCGCCATCTATTTTTGCCTTGAGCAAGCTCTTGTCCATAATGGGCAAGCGGATAAACTGGTATGCACCAAGACGAATACTTTCCTTTGCAAGATCCAAATTGTCCGTCATCACGACAAAGGGAATCTGAAGATTGCTTCTCGCCTCGTGGAATTTCCGGATTATCTTGAAGCCATCCATTTTCGGAAGGACGGCATTCACCAGCGCAAGAGAAATCCTATTCCCATATTCTAGCAGAAGCTTGAGGGCCTGCTCGCCATCTGGAACAAGCAACACGTTATAATCCGACCTGAGAATACTGTCAAGGAACGCCCTGTGCTGCGGGTTGGCCTCGGCAAGCAGAACCGTCTTCGTATTTGCCGGAAGCGTAGAATCTTCGCTACTGGAAGAGCTGTCGTAGGCGCTCACATGCGTGTTGCGGAAGCACAAATCGTAAATGTGGCAGCCGTTATTATCGGCTATCAGGCGCCCCTTCATAAAGACGTACATTCCGTGCGTCACGTAAGTCACCTCGCAAGGGGACACATAGGCAGCCTTTTCCGCCTCATGGAGCGTGTAGTACACCGGATTTTCAGGATCGTTCGACGCAGCCTCGACCTCGTCAAGATTTTTAAAGCCGAGACTCAGGAGCTGTTCTTCGTACAACTTATTTGCAAACAGGAACTTGAATGTTCCGTTCTCATAAGACATAATCGCCCTAGGAGAATCTTCCTGATAGTCGAGACGGCCAATCTTCGAGTACACGGCACGGACATTGTCGTTTTCGGCCATTATTCCGGAAGCATCCATGTGATTCATGGTATCCTTCAGCGGCTGCGGTTTTCCGTAATAGTAACCTTGGACTTTTTCACAACCGATTTGTTTCAGGAATTCCAGCTGTTCCCTTGTTTCGACACCTTCGGCCAAGGTCTTCAGGCCAAGGCTCTTCGCCATGCGGACTGTCGAACTGATGATGATGCGGGAGACCTCATTGAAGTTCGAAAGGAACGCCATGTCAATCTTGAGTTCGTCGAACTTGTAATCCTTGAGGGTGTTGAGCGAAGAGTAACCGCTACCGAAATCGTCCATCCAGACTTCGTAACCCACCAGGCGGAACCTTTCGATTTCAAGCTGGATGTAGGAATCCGAAGCCATGATGCTTTCCGTAATTTCGACACGGATGTAGTCTCGCTTAATCCGGTACTTCATCAGGGCCGATT
Above is a window of uncultured Fibrobacter sp. DNA encoding:
- a CDS encoding EAL domain-containing protein; translation: LPNMEYGRLCGENYVEDIRNAGGSPVLIFFDIVGMKLYNSANGFNQGNEFLIDFASCIKKQFPDNLICRFANDHFAVVADSSGIEDKLNIIRKYVKGTVSKISMDLYVGICNIEEYGVFLDASEKAKLACNIQKKKGDNFIRYYDEELHKDLILQNYVVNHIDEAIANGYIKVYYQPVVRTITETFCGMEALARWIDPQNGFLNPGVFIGALEESRQIHKLDSYIIEQVCRELREELDQGRPIVPVSFNLSRLDFIGCDIFNVVESALMKYRIKRDYIRVEITESIMASDSYIQLEIERFRLVGYEVWMDDFGSGYSSLNTLKDYKFDELKIDMAFLSNFNEVSRIIISSTVRMAKSLGLKTLAEGVETREQLEFLKQIGCEKVQGYYYGKPQPLKDTMNHMDASGIMAENDNVRAVYSKIGRLDYQEDSPRAIMSYENGTFKFLFANKLYEEQLLSLGFKNLDEVEAASNDPENPVYYTLHEAEKAAYVSPCEVTYVTHGMYVFMKGRLIADNNGCHIYDLCFRNTHVSAYDSSSSSEDSTLPANTKTVLLAEANPQHRAFLDSILRSDYNVLLVPDGEQALKLLLEYGNRISLALVNAVLPKMDGFKIIRKFHEARSNLQIPFVVMTDNLDLAKESIRLGAYQFIRLPIMDKSLLKAKIDGAIKNAEVLQQLALNYMEYVPGGVVLLNARSGKILYVNGCVLDIFECKSVEELSEFVGERFKNAILPEDYKVVNQDLLEQMSNKNDVTKQITYRTKTGKGKIKRVYHVGKFYRKTPYGDIFSAFISEDDMAMKNYFTRKEAYAEFMASGEATHTKSYEPGYKGFLFWNLTKNSPVLRMDGISYIPKELAGKYTYETHYCYLSSLMLKSDDNVRHAIDYTRERLILDHLNKCIVPPLDITYNIDNFCFTIRSTFDMMMEPDSGDIILKLQNACIKTTKSC